In the Melanotaenia boesemani isolate fMelBoe1 chromosome 14, fMelBoe1.pri, whole genome shotgun sequence genome, TTGTTTTCAGGTGGCAGAAGTCGAGACCCAAACTCTGCCGGCCTGAAAATGGATTCTGTTTCTACAACCGGCCGCTGAAAACCACTCCtcacttttttcctcttttcaccctcttcctcctcctcttcctccctgcctgcatcctcttcctcctcactggTGTTTTCTAAGGCTGCGATGGCGTGATGGTAGGAGCTTCTGTCCAGCCCTCTCCGTCCTCCCTCCTCCTTGTCCTCCACCCTGTCCGACTCTCCTTCCCCCTTCAGTCTCTCCACGTAGCTGCAGAAGGGAGGATGAAGTTCAGGGTTGTGGTCTGTGATGGAGCTCAGTGATTTTGCCTGCTCCCACCCCTGTGGGCTGCAGGATCTTAGGTCTGCAGGGCTCGGCTGCAGCCACTCAGTCTGTCCCGTCATCGTCTGTGAGTTAGGATACTGGACACTTTCTGCAGGTGAAACTATAGAACTGGAGGAACTGAGGGAGTCTGCAGGGAGGAGTTGCCGCTGGAACTTCTGGGGCTTCACTGGAGGGACTGGAGGACCTGTGGTGGCTgttaaagatataaaataaagctttagtttatgggcaaattttacaaatataataCACATACagttcaaaaaacaaaaaaagtaaaaaaaaaaaaaaaaaagtgttgcttAAAAGTGAGGCAGCAGCATCCAAAATTCTCATTTCTAGTTTCAATAAAAGCAGTTTACCTTCATTCCTCctggaggaagaagaagtgtCCACACATGGGGAGTTTACAGGAGGTGCAGCCAGGCTTGAAGAgatggtggaggtggaggagggcaCCAGGGGTTGAAGGCAGGGGGATCGAGGCAGTCGTGCCAGGGGCACTTTGCTGGGTTTGGGGGGTGGTTTAGGATACAGCTGACTGTCGGAGCCCCGGATTGGCTGGcctgcagacacacagaacACAATATTTTACTACCACAGTCACATTTATCTCTAGAACTGCTATCAGTTGTCATTGCAACACTGTGATGCCAAACATCTTTGTTTAGCAGCCACAAGAGAAAAGAAGCTAATTTAATTTCCTATTCACATTCAAGTAATGGTGAGaagaaatatgaagaaaattTGCACATTTAGAGGGGCTAGTGTCTGATTATTTTTATAACCCACATGGGAGCTTTATTGGCTGCCGGTGAGGTTAACAGCCTTATTTTCACCCATTTAGTCAGACTCCATTGCCTTTTTTGcctcatttcattcatttataagaGAATCCAACTAATTGGAAATGTGTGCAGTGATTCAAAAGCTCTGAAACAAAACTGCATTGTTTATTCTTCATTCATATTCTGAGCAGTGGTGACATTTTATGGCAGGAGAAAGAAGTGAAACACTTCACCTCAGCTACAgtttatagtttttttcttttattcatatatttattcatttgtttttgtttttttttttttctatttttaatgtctccttttcattgtcttttttaGCCATTTTCAAAATGTCTGCTTACCTGCTAGAGGCTCTGCTGATCTGCGAGGGACAGAGGGACTCAGCACCGGCTCACTGCCCGTCCGAAACACCGGAGACTTGGGGCTTGGCAGGAGGGTGTCGGGTGACTGCTGAGGGTGGGGTTTGGATCCTGGAGAGGAGAGATGAAGAGTACACAGAGTTTAAGTGTGATAAAAACAGCCaccaaagaaaggaaaaacaggATATATTTCCAATCTTTCAAACATTTACTCACCAAGCGGTAggaagctctctgattggtgcgCCTTGAGTGGGCGTCGTCGCTCCTGGACTTGATTGAGACTTGCTGGTTGGCTGCCGCAACGATCCTTCGACCTGGATGAAATGCAGGCAAAAGTTTCAAAAATTCAGAAAGGAAACATAAAATTTATATCATGAGACAAATaagactgaaataaataaaatctatatcAAATCCTGTAGTCCTTctcctctgtttctgtttggatTATTCTGTGTgggattatttgtttttcacttctgtgtgttttttctcaCACAGACATGGGCCCCATACATTATCCTTAATGAACTCAAGTGCTGTGTGCACCATCTTTTAACTTATAATAAATATGGAGCAATTCTTAAACATGGGAAAGGTTTTTAGAGCTAAagtcaaacaaaccaaatggGCAGCTAATTAAAGCTGGGtctccattatttatttatttgctctttTACATGTTATCTGGACTGAAACCCTCTACCCTCCAACAGACACAGAATCCATCAGAAATGTGAACAACGTACAAACACACATTATTAGAGACACTGAGGAATTTGGTTGTTTGATGTTAATTTGGTGTTTGTGTGAGCTTTGGGTGTACAAACCTGAGCTGGCTGCCTCGGATTAAGCCGTTCTCCTGGCAGTGTGTGCTATCATGCACAatttgtgtgttgttgtgtgtgtatccGTTGGTAATGTTGAGGCTGAGACGTTTCTGGCCCCGCCTCTCCTGGGCCATCAGCCCCGCCTCTTGGGGACTGCCTGACAAACCGTACTTTTCCTCCAAGCAGCGCAGCGGCAGAGCTCTGTTGATTGGCTGGAAAATAATGGCTCCCACCACCTTCAGAGGGCGGGTAGAAGAGAAgataatttacaaaaacaagagaTTATTGTGGTAAAAAATTCTATTTATCATTTTGACCAACAAAACCTGTTGGCTAATGTGTGAACTAaagaaaaatactaataaaTCTATGATTAAAACCTCCTCATTACAAGGCATATTTTTTCTGCCTTCTGTTTTAAATTACTTAtcctaaataaattaagtataccATCaaaactacaagggctgtatgtatataacaccaaacaagaaaaatgaaCTAAGACTCCAACTGGAAGCAGATGTTctgcaaacaaaaaggaaatttgaATTATGTATAAACAAAGTGTACACTCAAGTAACAGGAACACAACAAGAAATATTGACAACTATTTATACACAACATTTAGTTTGATTTTACTGAAGAAGATATTGTGCGGCATTGAAGTCACGCTAATGGTTGGTATGGTTGGAGTGGTTGTGCCACTTCACACTTTATTTTACTGCCCtgtttttctgctctttgcGTGCTCATGCATAAGAGTGAAACAAGGCTGAAACTCACTGATGCATTATGCAGATAAATATCTCTGAAACCCATTGGCCGGGTTTAATAATCAATATCACTGTCAACCAGCCAGAGTCGGGAGAATCGAGATAGCACCCAAATTCACAATAGAAACACCATGGTAACCAAAAGATAGTATATTGtaggaagagtgaatacttcatgataaaatgtcttttatCTACATGGAAACTACTGGGACCTTtatgaatcattttaaaaccaaGGCAGAGGAGAGCACATTTGCAGCAATTTTTTAAGgtggaataaaacttttgaccacaaaacagcaaaagttcTGCAGAGTGCTGCTTTCATGATTTTGTTAAGTGTCCATTCAATTGCTTGgtgtttgaactgtgttttatttggatggcagtgcttggtagagtcttttagctgagtttctccctgtCGTTTTGCTGTCCTAAATGTTTGGATTTGTGCTTCCTCGTGTGCAAACATTTTCTATATTGCATGCATCTCATGATGCCCCCTGTGCAGGGGGCTCTCACGATGAGAAGACAcatataagaaaaaataaatcctaCAACTCACCTGTGAGACCGACTTTCTGTTGCCAACATAGTATCTAATGAGTGCAGGGACGCTGTCAAATCCTTCTCTTTCCAGGTGGTACTCAACTCTGGAGTAAGCTTCATTCAGCATCACAACCTGAAATGGAGACACAAATCTAGTTATTAACCTGTTATAACAATTAAAGCTGGCAGTGGAAGGTGCAACACCAACTGACATGTGGTGAGAAAAAGAGCTGAAGATGCTGAACAGCAAAGGTTTCATTGACCCAAAATTAAATCAGGGACCTTGTTGATAAGAGTGTTGTAGCTTAAGAAAAATGCACCTTCACATCACTCCTCTGTGcagcctccagctgcagatgtgtCAATCACTATCAGTGCTGCACCATGTGAAATGCTAGGTTTGTTGAAAGAGACCAGAGCAGAAACATCTTACAAAAGCAACCTCACCAGCATGTCTGTACGGTAACTACTCTGTGGTGTGCTGTGAAGAATTACTGTGAGCATCACAAAGTCAGATATAGCGATAAATCTTAATGATTAAAGAATTTTAAACATTGGAAGATGAGCAGCTCAGTACCTTcttgttgattttaaaatgctgaGCGGTGTTTCGCCATTGGCACGTCAGAACGTAACTTCCTGGGCTGGACAGGGAATCACGGATCAAGAAATCTCCGTCACGTTGCACCAAGTTTTCTGCAACCTGGGACAAGGCAGGGGATTACATAAgggcacatgcacacacacacacacacacacacacacacacacacacacacacacacacacacacacacacacacacacacacacacacacacacacacacacaaacacaaacagtggCATACAGTGGCTGTTTGCAGTGTAAACATTTCATTCAATCTAATAATGGCAGTCTGTTGTACAACTGCCATTTTTATAAGCAGGTCTCCAGCatttatacaaaatatttaataccTCAACCTGTTGCCATTCACACAGTCAGAGACATATATAACAGTGTCTTCTAGGGTCACGTGCGTAATTTTTTGGGGACAATTCTGAGGAAACCATGATGTTTAATGCATTTTAGGTCCAATCTGGCACACAActgacttttatccatttatttttaagttattaCAGAACATTCAACTTCTACACTTTAATTCCTATTTTAGACTAAATGACTATTTTTGGATTTTTAGTCCGAATAAATCTGAGATACCATgctttttcaaacatttcatagacaaagaaaaaagtcaagatactcattattattaatgatcaAATACAATCTAATACATGCAAAACTCTGTTCTATTTAGCTTCTAGCtcttataaacagaaacagcaaatactttgttaaatttaaatcaaattataaAATACTTATACTTTAAATGAATTCATTattaagactaaaactgagacatgaCAGATGAAATCCAACAAAACATAGAAAAGATTTAAAGAGCAAAACAAAGTTCGGTGACAAATGAGCCCAAAAACCTCCATTTCCATTTCAGTCCTGCAACATTTACAgcctctcttctttttctctccaacacaaacacacaaccctTCATACACAACTCAAGACTTTAATTAAGTAAGTGTTTGTGTAGTGTATAATGGTAGTTTAGTTTAGCCAAAGGAAGCAGCTTATTAAAAGTGATTACATCTTACTGCTGGCTTTCAGACGGAGCACACAagacctctctctctctcacatatccaacacacacaacacagtgtATAAAAGGCTTTCTATACACTGACCTAAGGTTTCAACCTCAGTGCTGCTGCTCAGGCCACTATTTAAGCTATAATCTCCCTGTAACCACTGTGTGTGCAATAAGACAGTCTAATAATAGGTGATCTGGTTCAACAAGTTTTAAAAGGAGGGACTCATGACTCAGATTTATGAGCGTGTTACCTGTCTGGGAATTGCTCCATGGTACCATGCGTGGCTTCTCGGCTCCTCGCAGTTCATCTTCAGCTCTTCCTCGAGCTCTCTGCGAAGTTTCTCTGAAGAACAGTCCAGGATGAACTGATCCCTGGAGAACTgccataaaaacagaaatacaaaactcagttttattttatctaaagaTCCAAAACAACCTGTTGACATCCACCATTCATGCATTCAtgcatccatcaatccatccatttatttgaTAGTAGCTAATGATTCACAGAATTTCTTCACTAAAAGTCACAAACAGCAATCAGAACTCTTTATTCAATTCCAGTAACAATAAAGTATTAAATGGTTCATAACATACAGAAACAAGTACTGTGTTCAGTAAATAGACACAAATTTGATTGTTAGACAAATAGAAAATACAGTATTTGATGTTGTCCCTCATGCTCATCATTTTAATGTGTAACATAATGAACTCAAGATCTTTTGATCCCTTTAAAAGAAGCTGTGAGTCTTTAATGTGTCTTTTGTCATGTCTATGCCACTTCAATAATTTGCTGAAAACTAAAATATCTAAGCAGACTGAAGACTGAGAAAGGTCTGTAGTATCTTATTTATCATCTTGTGATCTATCAGGTTTTTAAAGTGACATCAATTCAATTTTTACAATATCTTTGCCCATTATGCTTAATTCAGTCAGCCATGTAAAGAAATAAGCTCATCCAATAAAAGCTCATAGATTTTTAAGCATTTGTTATCCAGCAAATGCTCAAGCCTCTTTAAACATAATGTTGTAGTCGTTCTAATTTAGATAAACTAAAactgattattaaaataaaaataggagGTGCACCCTATGCATCCCACACCCTTAAATCTGCTttccagttttgtttatttccattaaaaccTCTTTAGGTTCCACAAGTCTTATTTAGACCTCTTAAATCCAGGATCCTACATTCTCTTTGCTGTTTAGATGTTTAGTGTCATTTTGCTGAGGTCTAAAATGCTCTCAGGCTTTCAGGGCAAAAAAAGGACAATGGATGTCTTGCTAAGATAATCAAGAAGATCTCCAGATTTTATGGAACAAACTATTTCACCCCAAAGAAATTTATCTACAAGTGATGTGGATTGTTTTGGGACCAGTCATGTTGACAAATAGTACCATATGattaaaaataagatataaTAACATGAGTAAGTAAAAGTTTCCACCTTTCTTCAAGTGATATGCAAGTAGgttcagcagctggaggagcaaCAAGAGCTGCATCTACAGCCAAATGCAAATTATTCTTTTGATCTACCTAGTGtttccaaataaaaagaaagatgtatTATTTTCAGCAAGACACCTTATATCAAGTGTAAAGCACGGTGGAGGGAGTATTATGTCCTGCTGAAGTTAATGATTCAACAAtgatttttacatcatttttacaGAATCTAAACAGAATGAAACTGAAATTtaggttaaacatttaaaccaaTCACACCAAGGAATACctgaaacaaaatacaaacaaaatgaaaaataaaaaaaaataaataaataaatggaggtTTAAGAAACACCCAACCCTTCAAGTCCCAGTATGTTATAATACAGTGCATACTGGAACAATGATATAGTCAAAAAGCCCAGATGTGGATCCTGCAGAAATGTTGTGTTGGATTTAAAGTGTTCAGTACATAAAAGAAAAGGGGACTGTGTGCAAAAGGGGACAAAAAGAGTCTGGTTGacagttaacattattttattttaaaggtgcaATACAAGCCGTGGGGGTTTgctcatgttaaaataaaatagcattttctcatgtttaaataaatggtataattcagctttttaatatatacatatatatatactgtatatgtatatattaaaaGTTACTATTTACAACTGGGTGAATTTACTTAACATTTGACacctctttttatttacactgtattttactttgcttttttcttttagaagatCTGACAGGTAAATTCTATGTAATCCTAAGCATATTAATACTTACTCCACATACTCTTTTATCATAATAGCCacgtttttatatttcacatatgacagaacagaaatataatataatacagaGCCATGTTGGCAGAAAATGGTGAGAAAAGTCAAGTAAAATGCAAtctgtttatttacagaaaaccataaaaacaatgatCCGTTTGTTCCAAATCTGTCTCAGGCTTATAAACCAAATAATAAAAGTCTACTAAAGGTCATTTGAAACATAAGACAGCACAAAGGCTAAAGTACCAGTTCAGCTTGAGTCCAAACAGTCATGTTCCTCATTTCAAACACTGATATGATTTACTGGTAAATTCCCAGAAAGGAAATCTCAAACATTAAGAACAGCAGACCTGAAACACCTGCTTCACATACTCACGTGAAAGCTGCTGGGTCTCTCCATTgtgctttctttttatattccATAAACACGAACTTCATAGCAGATACACACAATGTAGTTTCTATCCCTGAAACAAGACTGCTCACTTTCTAGATGCACACAAGCTGCATTCTCATACGATCTCCCTCATGTGTCCAAGCTGCCTCTCCGTTCTGCCTCCTCAGTCTTTTTGCCCTTCACTGCTCCCTCTCTCTCATGGCTTCTCCCTAATGTGATGTCATCATCCTGATACCAACCACCTGCCCAGACCTGCCTCCATACACACCTTGACCTGACGCAAACACTTCCCTGAAATCTGCATCTTTTACCCTGTTACTGAGAGCTCCAGCCAAATGCAAAcaggtgctttttttttattatcttttattgCTCAAATAAAGACACTATACTTTGTTATTCTGTTCTCTAACCAGTAAGGATTAAGAGCAGCTACCTCACattttcagcagtttctgaCTTTATAAGCTCTGTGATGAGTAatttcactttcttttctttatgagTTCAACATGAGTCAACACAGCGCCTCTGGATTTGGCCTTTGATCCACTATCCACGTATAAAGATCCTGGTTCTCTGCCAAAAAGAGGTTAATCAGTAATCTTTTCTGTATTTAGTACCACGATCATCATGttaacaacacaacatgttTATGCTGCTCTAATGACACAAAAAGTCTAATAAACCCTAAAATTAAAGCTCTAAAGTTCAATGAAGCTGTTTTCTATGATGTTTACCTTCATATATTCCAAATGTTTTGTGCAGCTCATAGTTCGCTTCTCTGAAACCTGCCTGTCTTGTCTTTTGTAGTAACAGATCTGGTTCCCTTGACTAAATCTACACAACGTGGAAGAATCTCTCTCATTAAAGTCTCATAGCCAatcacacacagtcacatgaTGAAATTCAAGAAGCCTGGTGCACGACACACATAAATCCATCCAAAAGTGAATTACTGAATCATGTTCATGGAAAAATTGGAAATTTGTCTTTTGGTATCCTCATGAAACTGAAACCTTGTGCATCATCTTCCCTGAATGccttttaccgtctctctgtgGCTAtacatcctgttttttttgttttttttccatattttcagCCTATCTCTTTTGCTAAAGTCATTAGAATAGACTCCTCTGCTTTCAGTCTTCAAACATGACAGGAAATCAACATCTCATGTTGCAGCTTCAACTAAGAAACAATAAAGTGCATCACAGGCTTGGTGTCATAATCCACATGCACTGATTTAGTTTGAAACAGAGCATCCAGCCAGTGTAGCATGACTTGTGTCGTGTGCATGAATCTGAACTGTCACATCCCGCTTGGCTCCATTATCCCTCCTATAGCGTGAAGcggtgctgtaaagcaaaatgctgctgtgacaCGATGCTCCAGGATGGAAAAAActgttgtgaagtgcagtttatCAGTTTTGGGACCCTGCAGGGAAAACCAGTGGCTCCAGGAATTAATGTCAGTGTGCCTCAAAACAAGATGGAAGCttagagttttaaggttggaaggTTATGTAGTGTTACTTTAAGTTAACCCTTGGTGTCACTGCAACAGACCACTGGAAAAATTCTGGAGCTCAGTGTTTTGCTTTAAGACACAACATGCAGGCCGGAGGAGCCTGAACTAAACCctgcatgtttttggttttttacatttgtgtgggaaggtggaagaaaataaagtggAGGTCATTGCACCTGTATTTTgtttaacttgttttgtttttcatcacttctttaTTCTGTGGTGTCTGTGTTAATAGTTGTAACCTGTAACACTCCACCTGGACAACCCTCCTTTATCCTGCTGCAGTTTGAGTTTTTAACTGAGTTACAAGTTCATATATGTCTCTGCTGCTCGCATGGGTGATTAGAGCATCCACAATGAAATGCTTTTACACCAGCAGTTATTTTGCCAGTACAGTGAAGAGCAGCAGGGCTTAGAAGATGGCTGCATAGCAGTAAAGTGGCAAGGTCACTCAGTTTGCATGACGAGGTGAAGAGAGATGTAAATGGAGGGAGGATTGATTGGTCAGAAGGAGAACAACTAGACACCCAAGGGAAGACAAATGTAAAGAGTTGTGAAAGAGAATGAAGAAGAGATGGAGAAGTTCCAGCAGAAGGGAATGATTCATAGAAGAGTATTTTTAAAAGCTGGTCCGAAATATGATGTCATCCTCAGAGAGAGGCTGCACCAGTCTGTGTGAGCTGACCACAACACAGTGGCTTAAACCATCTGTCTTCATGGGATCCTGCCTTTCCAACCTCCCCCTTTCCTTTTGCCTCTATTCCAC is a window encoding:
- the bcar3 gene encoding breast cancer anti-estrogen resistance protein 3 isoform X4, coding for MERPSSFHFSRDQFILDCSSEKLRRELEEELKMNCEEPRSHAWYHGAIPRQVAENLVQRDGDFLIRDSLSSPGSYVLTCQWRNTAQHFKINKKVVMLNEAYSRVEYHLEREGFDSVPALIRYYVGNRKSVSQVVGAIIFQPINRALPLRCLEEKYGLSGSPQEAGLMAQERRGQKRLSLNITNGYTHNNTQIVHDSTHCQENGLIRGSQLRSKDRCGSQPASLNQVQERRRPLKAHQSESFLPLGSKPHPQQSPDTLLPSPKSPVFRTGSEPVLSPSVPRRSAEPLAGQPIRGSDSQLYPKPPPKPSKVPLARLPRSPCLQPLVPSSTSTISSSLAAPPVNSPCVDTSSSSRRNEATTGPPVPPVKPQKFQRQLLPADSLSSSSSIVSPAESVQYPNSQTMTGQTEWLQPSPADLRSCSPQGWEQAKSLSSITDHNPELHPPFCSYVERLKGEGESDRVEDKEEGGRRGLDRSSYHHAIAALENTSEEEEDAGREEEEEEEGEKRKKVRSGFQRPVVETESIFRPAEFGSRLLPPENKPLEMVVLKRAKELLLSHNHQSIARHLLMADCQVARILRVTPELKGQMGVSSGLELVTLPHGRQLRLDLMERHHTMAIGVAVDILGCTGSVEERASALNRIILVAMELKDSVGDLYAFTALMKALDLPQISRLEETWTTLRRNFTQTAIGYEKILKPFYKNLYEGTASSPPLVCVPLLLPLLILMERPSITPEGVELWETSDQGCDIMLRHLDAARDVAHNAQTYTVNAQKILHGFQCDEDLLEVFKTDFQLRLLWGSRGATVNQSDRYNKFNLILTALSRKLEPPPKTQTLI
- the bcar3 gene encoding breast cancer anti-estrogen resistance protein 3 isoform X3, with protein sequence MSERCDLKALTTALCCFYHKNSVISGKFSRDQFILDCSSEKLRRELEEELKMNCEEPRSHAWYHGAIPRQVAENLVQRDGDFLIRDSLSSPGSYVLTCQWRNTAQHFKINKKVVMLNEAYSRVEYHLEREGFDSVPALIRYYVGNRKSVSQVVGAIIFQPINRALPLRCLEEKYGLSGSPQEAGLMAQERRGQKRLSLNITNGYTHNNTQIVHDSTHCQENGLIRGSQLRSKDRCGSQPASLNQVQERRRPLKAHQSESFLPLGSKPHPQQSPDTLLPSPKSPVFRTGSEPVLSPSVPRRSAEPLAGQPIRGSDSQLYPKPPPKPSKVPLARLPRSPCLQPLVPSSTSTISSSLAAPPVNSPCVDTSSSSRRNEATTGPPVPPVKPQKFQRQLLPADSLSSSSSIVSPAESVQYPNSQTMTGQTEWLQPSPADLRSCSPQGWEQAKSLSSITDHNPELHPPFCSYVERLKGEGESDRVEDKEEGGRRGLDRSSYHHAIAALENTSEEEEDAGREEEEEEEGEKRKKVRSGFQRPVVETESIFRPAEFGSRLLPPENKPLEMVVLKRAKELLLSHNHQSIARHLLMADCQVARILRVTPELKGQMGVSSGLELVTLPHGRQLRLDLMERHHTMAIGVAVDILGCTGSVEERASALNRIILVAMELKDSVGDLYAFTALMKALDLPQISRLEETWTTLRRNFTQTAIGYEKILKPFYKNLYEGTASSPPLVCVPLLLPLLILMERPSITPEGVELWETSDQGCDIMLRHLDAARDVAHNAQTYTVNAQKILHGFQCDEDLLEVFKTDFQLRLLWGSRGATVNQSDRYNKFNLILTALSRKLEPPPKTQTLI
- the bcar3 gene encoding breast cancer anti-estrogen resistance protein 3 isoform X1, which translates into the protein MKHQSISRWLSQLGLPQYCLALEQEYDGVEDLLHISEYDLLELGIHNHLHRLHLLTSLRLLQERERRRELRMMAEGRFASLPRSLHAHHSLGGGTAHPGVPSTSLGAPSSSSRRLQGTLTTSMDLLSSRPGFPQGHSSLSEIPTTSYQPISIHGTLPRRKRGGANHTQPLLCGNTLLPSRHIHQPSTSSLVQNISDDFHGYRDPAAALDAAVEYVKFSRDQFILDCSSEKLRRELEEELKMNCEEPRSHAWYHGAIPRQVAENLVQRDGDFLIRDSLSSPGSYVLTCQWRNTAQHFKINKKVVMLNEAYSRVEYHLEREGFDSVPALIRYYVGNRKSVSQVVGAIIFQPINRALPLRCLEEKYGLSGSPQEAGLMAQERRGQKRLSLNITNGYTHNNTQIVHDSTHCQENGLIRGSQLRSKDRCGSQPASLNQVQERRRPLKAHQSESFLPLGSKPHPQQSPDTLLPSPKSPVFRTGSEPVLSPSVPRRSAEPLAGQPIRGSDSQLYPKPPPKPSKVPLARLPRSPCLQPLVPSSTSTISSSLAAPPVNSPCVDTSSSSRRNEATTGPPVPPVKPQKFQRQLLPADSLSSSSSIVSPAESVQYPNSQTMTGQTEWLQPSPADLRSCSPQGWEQAKSLSSITDHNPELHPPFCSYVERLKGEGESDRVEDKEEGGRRGLDRSSYHHAIAALENTSEEEEDAGREEEEEEEGEKRKKVRSGFQRPVVETESIFRPAEFGSRLLPPENKPLEMVVLKRAKELLLSHNHQSIARHLLMADCQVARILRVTPELKGQMGVSSGLELVTLPHGRQLRLDLMERHHTMAIGVAVDILGCTGSVEERASALNRIILVAMELKDSVGDLYAFTALMKALDLPQISRLEETWTTLRRNFTQTAIGYEKILKPFYKNLYEGTASSPPLVCVPLLLPLLILMERPSITPEGVELWETSDQGCDIMLRHLDAARDVAHNAQTYTVNAQKILHGFQCDEDLLEVFKTDFQLRLLWGSRGATVNQSDRYNKFNLILTALSRKLEPPPKTQTLI
- the bcar3 gene encoding breast cancer anti-estrogen resistance protein 3 isoform X2, with translation MMAEGRFASLPRSLHAHHSLGGGTAHPGVPSTSLGAPSSSSRRLQGTLTTSMDLLSSRPGFPQGHSSLSEIPTTSYQPISIHGTLPRRKRGGANHTQPLLCGNTLLPSRHIHQPSTSSLVQNISDDFHGYRDPAAALDAAVEYVKFSRDQFILDCSSEKLRRELEEELKMNCEEPRSHAWYHGAIPRQVAENLVQRDGDFLIRDSLSSPGSYVLTCQWRNTAQHFKINKKVVMLNEAYSRVEYHLEREGFDSVPALIRYYVGNRKSVSQVVGAIIFQPINRALPLRCLEEKYGLSGSPQEAGLMAQERRGQKRLSLNITNGYTHNNTQIVHDSTHCQENGLIRGSQLRSKDRCGSQPASLNQVQERRRPLKAHQSESFLPLGSKPHPQQSPDTLLPSPKSPVFRTGSEPVLSPSVPRRSAEPLAGQPIRGSDSQLYPKPPPKPSKVPLARLPRSPCLQPLVPSSTSTISSSLAAPPVNSPCVDTSSSSRRNEATTGPPVPPVKPQKFQRQLLPADSLSSSSSIVSPAESVQYPNSQTMTGQTEWLQPSPADLRSCSPQGWEQAKSLSSITDHNPELHPPFCSYVERLKGEGESDRVEDKEEGGRRGLDRSSYHHAIAALENTSEEEEDAGREEEEEEEGEKRKKVRSGFQRPVVETESIFRPAEFGSRLLPPENKPLEMVVLKRAKELLLSHNHQSIARHLLMADCQVARILRVTPELKGQMGVSSGLELVTLPHGRQLRLDLMERHHTMAIGVAVDILGCTGSVEERASALNRIILVAMELKDSVGDLYAFTALMKALDLPQISRLEETWTTLRRNFTQTAIGYEKILKPFYKNLYEGTASSPPLVCVPLLLPLLILMERPSITPEGVELWETSDQGCDIMLRHLDAARDVAHNAQTYTVNAQKILHGFQCDEDLLEVFKTDFQLRLLWGSRGATVNQSDRYNKFNLILTALSRKLEPPPKTQTLI